The DNA region GGAGAGACTCCGACCGCTCTCGCCACATCGACAATGGTTGCCGTTCGTTTCGCCATATCCGTCAATTTTCCTTACCTGATCAAATCCATCATCAATCAAAACGTTTTGAAGCAAAATTCAAAAAAAAGAATCAAATCGTTTTGACTGAATCTGCTATTATTATGAACGATCTGATCCCAAATGTCAAGAGCCGAAGCGAAAAAAATGCCGATTTCTTTCGAAACGGCAGTTAAACAAGCATAATGCCTCGTGTTTTTTCCGGGATGAGCATCGCAAAAGAGCGCCGCGCCATGCATCCTGACGACGGCGCTCCGGTCAGCATCCATCAGCTCAAATGTGCCGTACTGTCACGGTCACTCGGCCGGAGTGAAACGCAGCAGTTGCGGTTTCAGCGGGGCAAGCTCGAATTCGGGCTGGAAGTCCGCTTCCCGGATCAGATCGAACCATTTCCCGGCGCCTTCCAGCTGAATCCGGCGCGGTTCGAAATTGTAGTTGACCAGATTGACCAGCCACGCTCCTTTTCCGTCCGGAACCATCCGGAAGAAGATGCCGCTGTTGCCGTCCTCGTGCGCCACCTTCACAGCGGCCGGTAGCGGTGCGACGCCGCTGCGGTGAATCTGCGCCGTTAACGCCGCGGCATTTTCAGGCGCCGCCGGCTCCGTCGGGAAATCCGGCGCGGCCGGCCGGCCGAACTCATCCTGCGCCAGGCTGCCCGGTGTAAGCGCGATCCGGCCGCCGTTCTCCGTGAACTTCTTCATCCCCAGCCGCGCGGCGCGGGAGACGTTTTTCGCTCCGGCCACATAGAGCAGCCTGCTGTTTCCGAATTCGCCGCGGGCGAGCTGCCGTTCCGTGAGAAAGCGCGGCCGGTAGCCGGTGAAGCAGAGCGCGGTGTAGAGTGCGTCGGTTTCAGCACGATAGGAGCCGGAATTGAGGATGGTGGCCGTCGGCGAGTAGAGAAGCGCCACCTCCGGCCGATCATCCGTGAACTTCCGGATTTCCGGTGCAAGACGGAGGCCGTCGAGTCCGGAAAGGCAGTGCGCGGCGATGTTGCCGGGGCGCAGGAAGATGTTTCCGATGAAGGAGTGCGACGGATTCTGCTTCGCAAAATCGTACTGATAATCGGCCCAGACCCAGGTCGCCAGCGTACTCGCGCCGGTGATGAACTGCTGGAAGTTCGCCGTATAGATGTGGTCGTTCGACACCGGGCGCGTCTCGCCGTCCGGAATGATGTGGTTCTCGGTGTTGGCAATCGACATCGGTTTGGCGGACATCTGGATCTCGTGCGTCATCGCGGTCACATCCCAGTCCGCAATCCAGCGGCCGCGCCGGTAAAAGTAGTTGTCGTTGCCGTTGTATTCGCTGAAGTCGCCCATCAGCTCGGGATCGACGCCGGAGGCGTATTCGAACGGGGAGCTGAACACCATGATCTTGGTGTGGACCGGCATTCCGGGAACCGCTTTCTTTACCTCTTCCGCCAGCAGCCGGTGCCAGTCGGCAAAGGCCTCGCGGGCAAAGGTGTAGAATTCATACTTCGCCGCCGAATCGTTCCCGGTTACCGCATCGAGCATCGCATCGCAGTCGGCGAACCCGGTTCCGGCGATCTTGTTGAATTCGGCAATGGAGCCGTATTTCTTCTCCATATACTTTTTGAACTCCTGCCGGGAGAACGGATTGTCCGGGCGGCAGGCGGTATAGACCGGCTCGTTGGTAAGGCAGATGCTGTGAATCGCACCGAAATACGGGCTCTCTTTCAGCTTCCCGAACAGCGCGGCGATATACTCCCGGACCATCTCCCGCGCCTTGGGCTGATTGACCTCGTATTTGAGGAAACCGGAGGGCGCCGCCAGCTCCGGATACTTCTTCAGCAGCCAGTCGGGATGATAATGAGGTGAGATGAGCAGCGCGATCGTATTGTTGTTCTTCCATGCTTTTTCCAGCATCGGAAGAATACGCGAATTCACAATGGAATAGTCCGGCTCGAATTCACGATTCTTTCCTTCGCGCGGGAACAACCGGCTCGGCCCCAGCTCGATCTGCACCACATTGACTCCCATGCCGGGGAACACAGTCATGTCACGGTCGATGTCGCCGAAGTGCCCGAAGCCGGTGAAGATCACCGGGCGGCGCTCCCGGCGGCCGTCTTCGCAAACCGCGTCGGCCACAGGCCACCCGTTTTCGAGCGTGATCGTTCCGGACTGATACTTCCACGCCGCCGGAAGCCTGCCGTCGCCGCGGAGCGTATTCAGATTCTCTTCGAGAAGGTCCAGCATATCTGCGGTTTCACGGGCGGTCATCGCGGCCTGTTCCGCGTAAAACAGTTTTTCACCGTCGCCGGAGGCGTTCTTCAACCGCTTCCGCAGCAACGGCAGATGACGGTCGAGCACTGCGATCGGCACGGAAACGCAAACGGCGTACGGGCGGTCGCCGTAAACCGATGCGAACTCTTTCTTCAACCGTTCCAGCCGGGCGCAAAGTTCCGTCAGCAATTCATTCTGCTGTTCATAGAGATCGGCTTTGACGGCCTGCGCAGTGCCGACGCTCTTGCCGTTGAGTTTGAAGTCAACCGTGTAGTTGCCTTTGGCGAGCCCGTCCAGCGTCAGCGAAAACGGGGCAAGGACGAGTTCGCCCGGTTTCACGCCCCGGATGTCGGCAATGCTGCGCAGAAATTTCTTCCCGGCGGCGTCGGAGAGTTCGGCGGTCAGCACCGCATTCTCCGGAGCCCGCGAAAGCAGCAGCCGGCCTTCCAGAATCTGCGCCGAAGGGGTGGACGGCAGCTTTGCCAGAACGCCCGGACTGCCGGTATCCAGCAGCGCCTGGATATACTGTGTGGCGTATTTTTTGTCGTGCAGCCCCGGCGTCAGGAAATAGGCGGTACGGTGTGTGGCGGAATCCGAGTCGTTGATGACGATGGTAAAGCCGAATTTTCCGCTTTTCTTCACGTCGCCGAGGAGTTCCCAGCGGAGCCGGGCTGCGAGGAAATAGCCCTGCTCCGTGCGAAAAACACGGGTTTCCGCCAATTCGGCGGGAAGCGGCTTTCCGGCCTGCGCTCCCCCGTCCCAGCACCAGCTCTGAACGGCGCCGTCCCTGCCGACCGAGAAGCCCGCTTCGAAATCGGTGTCGGACGACATGGCGGCGAAAGCTGCGGCGCGGTCGATGCGGATCTGGATGCTGTCTCGCTGCCACATGTCGCTCCCTGCTCCCGGCAGCGAGACATCGTCATTCACCCGGGCCAGCAGAATCAGGCCGGCGTCATCGTAACCGAGCGCCACGTCGGCGGAAAAGTTTTTCGCGTCCGGCATCTTTCCGTCGGCGGCGTTCTCCGAGGAAAGCGGCAGCCGGAAAACAGGCAGCCCTGCCGGAACCGTCTTGAGTTCGTCGAATTTACCGGGCAGCCGGTCCACGGCGTAAACCCGGTTTTTCTGCCAGAGCGCGGAGCCCAGATTCGGCGCGGTTTTCGGCACGACGGAGATATCGTCGATCCACACGCCAGGTGCAACGTCTTCGGAGATGATGACGACCGGAGTGCTCCCATCCTTGCCGACCTCATCCTTCGCAAGCCGGAACGGCATCTCGTAGGTGCGCCACTTGTCGGTCAGCGGCTGGAGTCCGAGGCGGTGGGCCCATTTGCTGCCGACCGCCAGCGTGATTCCCTGCCCCTCCCCGCGGGCATGCACCTTCAGCACGTAATCGATCTCCGGCTGGAGCCGGACGATCTGGGTCAGAACGCCGTAGACATTCGCATTCTTCGGCGTGGTATTGACGAATTTGAATGACGTTTTTCCGGTCAGGGCCGATGCCGCGTCAACGGCGCCCGTCACGTCGGCGCCGCCGGAAATCCGGTAAGACCACCCCGGCGGAAGCTGCCCGGGAATGCCGTCGAAGGAACCGTTGAGCAGCAGATTGTCTCCCATCGGCACGAGCCTGACGTCGTCGATATCGAATTCGGCGGGTCCCTCGGTGATCAGCCTGACGCCGCAGAGGTTCTCCCCCTCCATCCTGTCCGCCGGAACCCGGAGGACGAACTGATGCTGCGTCCAGCCGCCGCCGGAGGCTCCGGCGACCGGCCGGCGGATCAGCCACTTGCTGCCGAAGGCCCAGTTCGCATTCGTCTCCTTTGGCCCGCGGATTTTGTAGCTGAAAAGGTAATCCGTATCCGGCCTGAGGCTGACCGTCTGGCTGAGGAGCCCGAACCGGTTGGGTTTCTTCCCGGTCTGCCGGTTCACGATCCGCAGGCACTTTTCACCTTCGGCGCCCGGCGTAGTGGAAAACGCGGTGACCGGAACGTCACCGCTGCGCGAAAAGTTCCATTCGAGCGGCACACTGTCGCCGCCCGCCCGTTCGAACGAACCGTTGCGCACCAGATTGGAGTCGGCCGAAGCGGTCAGGGCCGCGGCTGCGGCGCAGCCGGCCAGCAGAATTCTCTTTCGTTGTCTCATGCTTGTTCTCTTTCCTTCTCAATAGGGTGTTGCTGTTTCAATTCATGTCGTCGATC from Victivallis lenta includes:
- a CDS encoding sugar-binding protein; the protein is MRQRKRILLAGCAAAAALTASADSNLVRNGSFERAGGDSVPLEWNFSRSGDVPVTAFSTTPGAEGEKCLRIVNRQTGKKPNRFGLLSQTVSLRPDTDYLFSYKIRGPKETNANWAFGSKWLIRRPVAGASGGGWTQHQFVLRVPADRMEGENLCGVRLITEGPAEFDIDDVRLVPMGDNLLLNGSFDGIPGQLPPGWSYRISGGADVTGAVDAASALTGKTSFKFVNTTPKNANVYGVLTQIVRLQPEIDYVLKVHARGEGQGITLAVGSKWAHRLGLQPLTDKWRTYEMPFRLAKDEVGKDGSTPVVIISEDVAPGVWIDDISVVPKTAPNLGSALWQKNRVYAVDRLPGKFDELKTVPAGLPVFRLPLSSENAADGKMPDAKNFSADVALGYDDAGLILLARVNDDVSLPGAGSDMWQRDSIQIRIDRAAAFAAMSSDTDFEAGFSVGRDGAVQSWCWDGGAQAGKPLPAELAETRVFRTEQGYFLAARLRWELLGDVKKSGKFGFTIVINDSDSATHRTAYFLTPGLHDKKYATQYIQALLDTGSPGVLAKLPSTPSAQILEGRLLLSRAPENAVLTAELSDAAGKKFLRSIADIRGVKPGELVLAPFSLTLDGLAKGNYTVDFKLNGKSVGTAQAVKADLYEQQNELLTELCARLERLKKEFASVYGDRPYAVCVSVPIAVLDRHLPLLRKRLKNASGDGEKLFYAEQAAMTARETADMLDLLEENLNTLRGDGRLPAAWKYQSGTITLENGWPVADAVCEDGRRERRPVIFTGFGHFGDIDRDMTVFPGMGVNVVQIELGPSRLFPREGKNREFEPDYSIVNSRILPMLEKAWKNNNTIALLISPHYHPDWLLKKYPELAAPSGFLKYEVNQPKAREMVREYIAALFGKLKESPYFGAIHSICLTNEPVYTACRPDNPFSRQEFKKYMEKKYGSIAEFNKIAGTGFADCDAMLDAVTGNDSAAKYEFYTFAREAFADWHRLLAEEVKKAVPGMPVHTKIMVFSSPFEYASGVDPELMGDFSEYNGNDNYFYRRGRWIADWDVTAMTHEIQMSAKPMSIANTENHIIPDGETRPVSNDHIYTANFQQFITGASTLATWVWADYQYDFAKQNPSHSFIGNIFLRPGNIAAHCLSGLDGLRLAPEIRKFTDDRPEVALLYSPTATILNSGSYRAETDALYTALCFTGYRPRFLTERQLARGEFGNSRLLYVAGAKNVSRAARLGMKKFTENGGRIALTPGSLAQDEFGRPAAPDFPTEPAAPENAAALTAQIHRSGVAPLPAAVKVAHEDGNSGIFFRMVPDGKGAWLVNLVNYNFEPRRIQLEGAGKWFDLIREADFQPEFELAPLKPQLLRFTPAE